A stretch of the Rhinoderma darwinii isolate aRhiDar2 chromosome 3, aRhiDar2.hap1, whole genome shotgun sequence genome encodes the following:
- the LOC142750285 gene encoding uncharacterized protein LOC142750285, protein MIRSRLRYVKTTKQQKKTEQWWTLRRTSPVRGKKIGATFIMNIILHYGLFTLVSISRVFSKPSCSSENNVSKNKEETSCINLGLTILPLTEIPKNTAILIMSSNKLKSISTSSFKGLKDLTELDVSDNELTSFEIDLPLMLEELNIANNTLKTLPKVSQLSSLTTLHIYNNLITAIPKTAFKGLKKLATLQLQHNSIVSLDEEVFNDLQSLKHLDLSYNQMWFVPDRLISGVMNLEILYLSGNRLTEIPDYFFGDLELNYVYLERNPWNCNCALVYFKNWLNEDEDRVYEISKEGPTKNQKSVVCSDGTPLIDYDMDHCLIRGAVNIKGDVDINSIPSTTKWGQTELMTTRSWTTTLFATTTTYPTTLTMTTTEVRTTTEKPSTTVLLVVDTDIASTTSGRSSTLTREASTMSEVTRTTEALKTSQRTMLGLITTAYPTTLRMTTTQVRTTTEEPSTTALLVASTDIASTTSEVRVETSMRSPSDKPTEIPVNTIVPARSSRAAAVGMDWVAKVILEHCCLLHLIIYGLCILLMLVGMIITTMCLLWIYCCNQDLIEWLPGIRLIRYSMRMPMSDEDVLLVNNGALESQFRDQSMAGVTKMLVLNSHTRHQEIRYTSGIL, encoded by the exons ATGATAAGGTCCAGGCTAAGATATGTGAAGACCACAAAGCAGCAGAAGAAGACAGAACAGTGGTGGACACTGAGGAGAACGTCGCCTGTGCGAG GTAAAAAAATTGGGGCCACTTTCATCATGAATATCATCCTTCACTATGGTCTCTTCACTCTTGTTTCAATCAGTAGAGTATTTTCTAAACCTTCTTGTTCCTCAGAGAATAACGTTAGCAAAAACAAGGAAGAAACATCCTGTATAAATCTTGGCTTGACAATACTCCCATTGACCGAGATACCTAAAAACACTGCAATCCTTATCATGTCTTCAAATAAATTAAAGTCCATCTCTACCTCCAGCTTCAAGGGGTTGAAGGATTTGACAGAGTTGGATGTATCTGACAATGAGTTGACCAGTTTTGAAATAGACCTACCACTCATGTTAGAAGAACTCAATATAGCCAATAACACACTAAAGACGCTACCAAAAGTGTCTCAGCTATCGAGTCTAACTACGCTGCATATCTACAACAACCTCATCACcgccattccaaaaacagccttCAAAGGCCTGAAGAAACTGGCCACGCTACAGCTCCAGCATAATAGCATTGTGTCGCTCGATGAAGAG GTTTTTAATGACTTGCAGTCACTGAAACATCTGGATCTGTCATACAATCAGATGTGGTTCGTCCCTGATCGTCTTATCTCTGGAGTTATGAACCTTGAGATACTTTACTTATCAGGGAACCGCCTTACAGAAATTCCTGATTACTTTTTTGGGGATCTTGAACTGAATTACGTGTACCTGGAGAGAAATCCATGGAACTGCAACTGTGCTCTGGTTTACTTTAAGAACTGGTTGAACGAAGATGAAGATAGAGTCTACGAAATCTCTAAAGAAGGTCCAACTAAGAACCAAAAAAGTGTGGTCTGCTCTGATGGAACCCCACTGATTGATTATGACATGGACCATTGCTTGATAAGAGGGGCTGTGAACATCAAAGGGGATGTGGACATCAACTCAATTCCTAGCACAACAAAATGGGGACAGACCGAACTGATGACTACTCGGTCATGGACAACCACATTGTTTGCAACCACCACAACTTACCCAACCACATTGACGATGACCACCACTGAGGTTAGAACCACCACAGAAAAGCCAAGCACAACTGTCCTCCTGGTGGTAGATACAGATATTGCAAGCACAACTAGTGGACGTAGCTCAACACTAACTAGAGAAGCAAGTACCATGTCAGAAGTCACAAGGACAACAGAAGCTTTAAAGACAAGTCAAAGAACCATGTTAGGGTTGATCACAACAGCTTACCCAACCACATTGAGGATGACCACCACTCAGGTTAGAACCACCACAGAAGAGCCAAGCACAACTGCCCTCCTGGTGGCAAGTACAGATATTGCAAGCACAACCAGTGAAGTAAGAGTAGAGACGTCTATGAGGAGTCCTTCAGATAAACCCACTGAAATCCCAGTCAACACCATTGTGCCAGCCAGAAGTTCCCGAGCAGCAGCAGTTGGCATGGATTGGGTGGCGAAGGTCATTCTGGAACACTGTTGTCTTCTCCACCTGATCATCTATGGTTTGTGTATTCTCCTTATGCTAGTGGGCATGATCATCACGACGATGTGTTTGCTGTGGATATACTGCTGTAATCAGGACCTTATAGAATGGCTTCCGGGAATACGGCTGATCCGATACAGCATGAGGATGCCCATGAGTGATGAAGATGTCCTACTCGTGAACAATGGTGCTCTCGAATCCCAATTTAGAGACCAGTCTATGGCCGGCGTCACTAAGATGTTGGTGCTAAACTCTCACACACGACACCAAGAGATAAGATATACTTCTGGTATTCTGTAA